The nucleotide sequence TGCCGAGGTCATTTACGCGACGCGGACCAGCCGCAGGGAACCTGCACCCGTGCGGTTCTTGTTCAACACCTACTACCGGATATTTTCATCCATCACACCGATCGAAATCCCTCACTCCGCAGGAAACTTCGGCCTGATTGACCGTCGGGTTGTGGAAGAGATTCGGTGCTTGCCCGAACACAACCGTTACTACCCGGGCCTCAGGGCGTGGGTCGGATTTCGCCAGGACGGCGTCGACTCTCCTCGCCGCGAACGTTCCGGTGGAAAGTCTCGGGTGGGCCTGATGGGGTTGGCGAGCCTCGCGTTTGATGCCTTTTTCGGCTTTTCCGCCCTGCCTCTGCGACTCGCATTCGCGGCTGCGGTTCTCCTGGCGCTGACCGGGATGGCCGGGATCGCGGTGATCTTTTACATCAAACTCTTCACGGACCTGGCAGTACCCATGTGGTCGTCCATCATGACTGTGGTCATCTTCACCGCGTCGATCCAGTTTTTTCTCATCGGTTTGCTGGGCGAGTACATCGCTCGTATCTACACAGAGGTCAAGAACCGTCCCCACTACATCGTTCGCGATCGGTATTGACGTCGATGGCGGGCGGTGAGTTGGCTCGGGAATCTTCTCGTTGGCGCCTTGTGGTGACGGCTTTGCTGGTGGTGGTTGTCTGCGCCGCCTTCTCGCCGGCCCTTGACGTCTTCATATCTGGGGACGACTTCGAATGGCTCGAATCGTCGTACGACGTTCTCCGGGATCCGCTGTCAAGCTTCAGGCTCGAAAATCACTTTTTCAGGCCGCTCGTGAAATGGTCGTACTTGATCGACTACCTGGTCTTCGGTCAAAACGCAGTCGGGTACATGATCACCAACCTCGCAATCCATTTCCTCAACGCTCTGCTGCTCTTCTGGTTGTTGAAAAGGAAGTTGCGGCAGTCCCTCGTGGCTGCAGCAGCGACAGCTGCCTTTGCACTTTCGCCGCTCCACAGCGAGGGCGTGCTTTGGGCAGCAGGGCGGCCTGACACGATTCTGCCGGTCTTTTTCCTCGCAGCGATCCTGCTCCTCGACTCGTGGTGTGAGCGGCGGACAACCAACCTTCTTGTGGCGTTTGCGGTTGTAGCGCTGATCGGCATCGGGGCCAAGGAAACGTGGATCGTCTTTCCCTTCATCGCGACCGTCTATCCACCGCTGGTATGGCACGTGCCGATCACCACCACCGTGCGCCGGCTGGCAGTGGTGTGGATTGCGTGGTTGGTCTATGTGGCAGCCTTTATCGTAGTACCGGCAGCATCGGGTTCCGCGACGGCGGCCCACTATGCGGATTTTCGAATTCTGCCGGCGTTCTACAAAACCGCCTCGACCGTTTTCGCGTTCTTCGGCCTCGGATTTGCTCCGGCGCAGCCCTGGTTGTTGGCGGTGGCAATACTCTTTGCCATCGGTTGTGCTGTGTGGTTCCTCCGCATCCGTGACGGTTTCGGGCTGTGGGCGCTGGTGTGGCTCTGCGCGACCCTGGCCATTGTGGCCCCCTTCCAGGTGTCTGTCCTGAGACACAATTACATACCGCTCCTCGGATTCTGGATGGTGTTGGCGTCAATCTGCGATCAGGTGCTTGTGCGGACAAAAGGATCGCGCTGGCGTCTCGCAGCGGCGGCCATGGCCTTGGCGGGGACCACTGTGGTCGTGGTTGAAGCGGTGGCATTGCAGCGCGAGATCACTGATTACCGGGTGTACGGCGAGCTGCACCGGCGACTCTGTCAGAGCTTTTTGCAGGCCGAAGATCGAATATCCCGCGAAATACCGCTTCTGCTGGTCGACCGGAGCACATTTCGCGGCGTCGAGTTTGTCGCAGACCGGGTGCAGGGCATCGACAAAACCTTTTTCGTCCGAAGAAATGCTCTGTGGCAGCTGGTGTTCCTGCCGCCGCTGGCGGACTTTCTCGGCGATCCATTCGAGGAACGACTTGTCCGAGAAGAGTTGAACACTGGCGAGCATTTGCCTGAAAAGCTGACGGTTCTCTATTTTAATGACAGCGGGTTCGCCCTGCGGCCCGATTTGCGAGAGGTCCTGTTTGCCGCCACGAGCGCATCGGGTGAGTTGCCGTCGGGAGTGGACCTCTATCGCTTCACCGTCGAATGATCTTGTCGATTGCCTGCGCGCGCCAACTCGTAGGACTGACCTGTTTAGCGCGAGCGAGTTCCACGGCCACGGAACGTATGAGGGAGGGATCTGCCTGGAGGCGATGTTCGAGGTGCGAGAGATCGTCGGGACGGAAGATCCGGTACTCAAAACGGTCGATCAGGTCGGGCGGCGCGCTGTCCCGGCGGACCAACACCATTGCCACGTCGTCCCAGTACACGAGGGCCCAGGTCTTCTGCGGAAACCACAGCGTTGAGAATCCGCGCGAGCCGAGGTCGTTGCCGGAAGGATCGGTGACCCGTATCTGGGGGTGGTAACGGACCAGCGCAGTGCTGGCCTCATACCTCCCCAGTAGGTGAGTCCAGGCGGTGGTGTCGCTCGACTGAAAGATGTTCCAAATCTCCTCGAGAAGATGTTCGTGGATCTCGTTGCGGTCGTCCTGAAAGACCTGCCGCTCGGGCCCGTAACGATGGATCAGGTATCCGCCGAACCGAACGTCATTGTAGAGCTGCTCTGTCGGCAGGCGCTGTGCGTCGAGGAAGTCGCATGCCGACTCCGGGTAGTAGTTGTCAGCCCAGTTGAATCCGAAGCCCGGCCAGGGCGAAATCGCCAGCGAAACGGCGAGGAGCGCTGACGCTGCCACGGCAAGGAGGTTCGCGCGACGGAACACTCGTGGATGTTCTGGCCGCGCGCCGTTGAGGACGGGCCAGGTGGCCAGGGAGGGGGCGACCGCAAGAGGAAAGAGCGCGAAGAACAGGCCGGTGTTCCGAATGTGGCGCAGAGCCAGAACGGTGGCCAGCGCGAAAAGGGCCCAATAGGCCACTCGCCGCTCGCGCAACGCGAGTAAGACCACACCGACGACGATGGCCGCATAGAGGGCTGGCGCTTGCGTCGGGCTCGGCGAAATCCACTCCGGGTTCGGTATCGACGCGCGATCGACAAGATGTGCCAGGCGGACAGGCGTTTCGAAAAGATGCCAACCGTAGGGATTGATCAGCAACGCGCCCGCTGCGGTGATCAAACCAGCGATGCCGGTGATGATGGCATTTCGATTCCACTTACGCGCGAGTGTCATCTGGAAGATCTCGGCGCCGAGAATGCCGGCGAACAGCGGCGGCACCGCGAGCGCTCCGCCATGGGAGTTCGCGCCGACAACCATCAACCCCGCAAGGCCGGCCAGCCAGCCGGGAGAAGAAAACCGATCTCGGCGGAGAAACAGCCATACAGCGGCCGGCACAACCAGAAGAGTCACGAGCTCCGGTCGCACGAAGAATCGGCCGTGTGCGCCGGCAACGCTCACCATCGCGAGGACCAGAGCTGCGGCAGGTGAGAGGCCACTTCGCACGCTGATCAACAGCAGTAGTACGGCGAGCGTAGCGACGGCGGCAGCTCGCACGCCGACCAGGGCGGCGGGTCCGGCGATCGAATATGCGACCGATACGCCGACCTGGAAGAGCCATTCGTGGTCGATCCAGGCGGCGCCTCCGGAGGTGAAGGAAAACGGATCGGAGAACAGGAAGGACCGATTGGCCAGGATCCAGTCGCCGCTGGCGAGGTGCCAGCCAATGCTGGTGTTGGCGATGTTGAACAGTCCCATCACCGCGCCGGCGAGGGCCGCGGCAAGAATGATCAGATCTGGCGTTCTCGGATAGTCAGTGGCGGCGTCCGTCATTTGCTTTCCGAAGAGCCAAACGCACCAGGCCCTTCGGGAACGATGATATCTTCACTCGTCCTGCACGACGAACCGCTCCCATTCCGCCTCGAAGGCGAGTGAGTGGGTGGAGGTCATGCGGTCGAGGAAGACGACGCCGTCGAGATGGTCGTATTCATGCTGAATGACTCGGGCGTGGAATCCGTCGGCCGTCAGTGAAACTGGTTCGCCGGCAAGATCGCGAGCCTTCACCTTGACGCGGCTGAACCTCGGCACGAGGCCGCGAAGACCCGGGATGGAAAGGCAGCCCTCCCAGCCCTCTTCGATGCTTTCGCCGATCGCCCGGATCTCCGGGTTGACGAGAACCTTCGGTTCGACCATCGGGTGATCGTCGGCTTCAGGAACCCAATAGGAGAAGAGCCGGAGACCTTCAGCAATCTGCGGTGCAGCGAGCCCGACGCCTTCCTCCTCGAGCATCGTGCGGATCATCGATTCGCCAAGCCCTGCAAGACGACCGCTGCCGAACAGATCTTCGGGCACGTCCTCAGCAACGGATCGCAGGACCGGGTGGCCGAGCCTCACGACCTCGAGCAGGGGCGCGAGTTCTGTCATTTGCTCAGCCGCAACCCGAGCACCCGCCCGAGCTGCAGTCGTTGGACGGTGCAGGGGCGTTGGGGTTATCGACGACGAATCCCGATCCACGCTGATCTTCGATGAAGTCGACCTTGGATCCCGTGAGATGCGGGGCGGACTGCGGATCGATCAGCACCTTGAGATCGCCGTCCTCGATCACCGAGTCGCCGTCCCGCTGCTCGTCAAAAGTGAAGCCGTAGGAGAAGCCCGAGCAACCAACGCCCTGAATGAAGATCCGAAGCTCTTTGCCTTCGGCCTCGGGCATCTGCTGCGCGAACTCCTGGACTTTCTCCACAGCCTTATCTGAAAACGAAATCATTGTGCCTCCTTGAGCCCGCCATCTCGACGGGCTCATTATCATAGCGCAACTCATCACTATTTAGCAATATCGTTGATAATCAATATGCTTCCTGCTCGGCAAGCCATCGTTCAGCCTCGATGGCAGCCATGCAGCCGGTGCCGGCGGCGGTCACGGCCTGGCGGTAAATGGCGTCCTGGGCGTCGCCACAGGCCCACACACCTTCGGCCGATGTTCGCGC is from Acidobacteriota bacterium and encodes:
- a CDS encoding glycosyltransferase family 2 protein, encoding MSIVLPVFNEAGTLRGFFRELVAVVEPLGFDIEVVFINDGSSDGSLEVMRDIKKEYLGRAEVLILDLARNFGHQAAVTAGIEHTTGDAVLIMDTDMQDDPRSIPAMIDKWKGGAEVIYATRTSRREPAPVRFLFNTYYRIFSSITPIEIPHSAGNFGLIDRRVVEEIRCLPEHNRYYPGLRAWVGFRQDGVDSPRRERSGGKSRVGLMGLASLAFDAFFGFSALPLRLAFAAAVLLALTGMAGIAVIFYIKLFTDLAVPMWSSIMTVVIFTASIQFFLIGLLGEYIARIYTEVKNRPHYIVRDRY
- the def gene encoding peptide deformylase, which codes for MTELAPLLEVVRLGHPVLRSVAEDVPEDLFGSGRLAGLGESMIRTMLEEEGVGLAAPQIAEGLRLFSYWVPEADDHPMVEPKVLVNPEIRAIGESIEEGWEGCLSIPGLRGLVPRFSRVKVKARDLAGEPVSLTADGFHARVIQHEYDHLDGVVFLDRMTSTHSLAFEAEWERFVVQDE
- a CDS encoding iron-sulfur cluster assembly accessory protein; its protein translation is MISFSDKAVEKVQEFAQQMPEAEGKELRIFIQGVGCSGFSYGFTFDEQRDGDSVIEDGDLKVLIDPQSAPHLTGSKVDFIEDQRGSGFVVDNPNAPAPSNDCSSGGCSGCG